In Massilia antarctica, the following are encoded in one genomic region:
- a CDS encoding ABC transporter ATP-binding protein — protein MSTPALRFRQLVKRYAGTPVLEGIDLDIAAGECVGLVGVNGAGKTSLLKCLFDFVSFESGSIEIFGHGHRQPAARRPLAFLPERFMPPYYLTGAEFLKYMAKLHGNPYDTTAAHTMLDALDLDHAALSLPVRKHSKGMTQKLGLAACFLANKQAYVLDEPMSGLDPKARAHLKERLRHARKQGATVFFSSHALADIEELCDRMAILHDGKLRFTGTPAACRDAYGAATLEQAFLACVH, from the coding sequence ATGAGCACACCCGCGCTGCGCTTCCGCCAGCTAGTCAAACGCTACGCCGGCACGCCGGTGCTGGAAGGCATCGACCTCGACATCGCCGCGGGCGAATGCGTGGGCCTGGTCGGCGTGAACGGCGCCGGCAAAACCAGCCTGTTGAAATGCCTGTTCGACTTCGTTTCCTTCGAGTCCGGCAGCATCGAGATCTTCGGCCACGGCCACCGCCAGCCGGCGGCGCGCCGTCCCCTCGCCTTCCTGCCCGAACGCTTCATGCCGCCCTACTACCTCACCGGCGCCGAATTCCTCAAATACATGGCCAAACTGCACGGCAATCCCTACGACACGACGGCGGCCCACACCATGCTCGATGCGCTCGACCTCGACCATGCCGCGCTATCCCTGCCGGTACGCAAGCACTCGAAAGGCATGACCCAAAAGCTCGGCCTGGCCGCCTGCTTCCTGGCGAACAAACAAGCCTACGTGCTGGACGAGCCCATGAGCGGCCTCGACCCGAAAGCGCGTGCACACTTGAAAGAACGCCTGCGGCATGCGCGCAAGCAGGGCGCCACCGTGTTTTTCAGCTCGCACGCGCTGGCCGACATCGAGGAACTGTGCGACCGCATGGCCATCCTGCACGACGGCAAGCTGCGTTTCACCGGCACGCCGGCCGCCTGCCGCGACGCCTACGGCGCCGCTACCCTGGAACAGGCTTTCCTCGCATGCGTGCACTAA
- a CDS encoding type II secretion system protein GspD has protein sequence MTLKKSVFPLSTAGAAIACAFLGACATPTLPGSPSHVTQAPPAAGRIPDPVMHSAPLPPPKATPKAETYSVTVHKVPVQSLLFALARDARLNVDIHPGIEGAVTLNALDQTLPQLLTRIARQIDMRYEIDGTTLTVLPDTPVWRNYKVDYVNMARSTNSSVNIATQISTTGGGSSSPTLTNANGTTSGGAAASGGSGNNNSTTSVTNRSENNFWGSLEKNIRDMLRDTTLNDAPSTISSAAPPAAPGAAAPGAAPANPNQPAPPAPQAVPDTVLAAFNASSNERQRNAPSVIVNAEGGLLAVRATGRQHEKIQQFLDIVLGSAKRQVLIEATIIEVRLSDQYQQGINWSRLHGGLTLTQKPVGSALPASGVAIGSTPGLFSINYLNPTSALGNITTAIQLLESFGKVKVLSSPKISVLNNQTAMLKVVDNNVFFTIKVTPAVIGVNGNVTTPATYESKLETVPVGFVMSVTPQIADSDEVTLNVRPTITRIVGYVTDPNPALAAEKVTSQVPVIQAREVESILKVYSGDISVLGGLMQDSVDNAKDAVPGAGVLPVIGNFFSYRNEKVSKTELVIFIRPVVVKNASVNGDYKDYRYLLPDTTGAGSASSEPYSEPVRVKVN, from the coding sequence ATGACCCTGAAAAAATCCGTTTTTCCGCTGAGCACCGCCGGCGCCGCCATTGCCTGCGCCTTCCTGGGCGCGTGTGCCACACCAACCCTGCCCGGTTCGCCGTCGCATGTGACCCAAGCGCCCCCGGCGGCCGGCCGCATTCCCGACCCGGTCATGCACAGCGCGCCGCTGCCGCCGCCCAAGGCCACGCCCAAGGCCGAGACCTACAGCGTGACGGTGCACAAGGTGCCGGTGCAGTCGCTGCTGTTTGCGCTGGCGCGCGACGCCCGGCTGAATGTCGACATCCACCCCGGCATCGAAGGCGCGGTGACCCTCAACGCGCTCGACCAGACCCTGCCGCAACTCCTGACCCGCATTGCGCGCCAGATCGACATGCGCTACGAAATCGATGGTACGACCCTCACCGTGTTGCCCGATACGCCGGTATGGCGTAATTACAAGGTCGATTACGTCAACATGGCGCGCAGCACCAACAGCAGCGTCAACATCGCCACCCAGATTTCGACCACCGGCGGCGGCTCCAGCAGCCCCACCTTAACCAACGCCAACGGCACCACCAGCGGCGGCGCGGCAGCATCCGGCGGGTCAGGCAACAATAATTCGACCACCTCGGTCACCAACCGCTCGGAAAACAATTTCTGGGGTAGCCTGGAAAAAAATATTCGCGACATGCTGCGCGATACCACGCTCAATGACGCGCCGAGCACGATCTCTTCGGCCGCGCCCCCGGCGGCGCCCGGCGCGGCGGCGCCCGGCGCGGCCCCGGCCAACCCGAACCAGCCGGCCCCGCCCGCGCCGCAGGCCGTGCCGGACACCGTGCTGGCCGCCTTCAACGCCTCGTCGAACGAGCGCCAGCGCAACGCGCCATCGGTCATCGTCAATGCCGAGGGCGGCTTGCTGGCGGTGCGCGCAACCGGACGCCAGCACGAAAAAATCCAGCAATTTCTCGACATCGTGCTCGGCAGCGCCAAGCGCCAGGTGCTGATCGAAGCGACCATCATCGAAGTGCGCCTGTCCGACCAGTACCAGCAAGGCATCAACTGGAGCCGCCTGCATGGCGGCCTGACCCTGACCCAGAAGCCGGTCGGCAGCGCCCTGCCCGCTTCCGGTGTCGCCATCGGCAGCACGCCGGGCCTGTTTTCGATCAATTACCTCAACCCCACCTCGGCCTTGGGCAATATCACCACCGCGATCCAGTTGCTCGAATCGTTCGGCAAGGTCAAGGTGCTGTCCAGCCCGAAAATCAGCGTGCTGAACAACCAGACCGCGATGCTGAAAGTGGTCGACAACAACGTTTTCTTCACCATCAAGGTCACCCCCGCCGTGATCGGCGTGAACGGCAACGTCACCACACCGGCCACCTACGAATCCAAGCTCGAAACCGTGCCGGTCGGCTTCGTGATGAGCGTGACGCCCCAGATCGCCGACTCGGACGAAGTCACCCTCAACGTGCGCCCAACGATTACCCGCATCGTCGGCTACGTGACCGACCCCAATCCGGCGCTGGCGGCCGAAAAGGTGACCAGCCAGGTACCGGTGATCCAGGCGCGCGAAGTCGAATCCATCCTCAAGGTCTACAGCGGCGACATTTCCGTGCTTGGCGGGCTGATGCAGGATTCGGTCGACAACGCCAAGGATGCGGTGCCGGGTGCCGGTGTGCTGCCGGTGATCGGCAATTTCTTCTCGTATCGCAACGAAAAAGTCAGCAAGACGGAACTGGTGATCTTCATCCGTCCGGTGGTGGTGAAAAACGCCAGCGTCAACGGCGACTACAAGGATTACCGCTACCTGCTGCCCGACACCACTGGCGCAGGGTCGGCATCATCCGAACCGTACTCCGAACCCGTGCGGGTAAAGGTGAACTGA
- a CDS encoding ExeA family protein, whose amino-acid sequence MYHQHFGLHQSPFGITPNPAFFYAGNTRGEILDALLYAVEHGEGIIKVTGEVGSGKTMLCRMLESQLPPHIDVIYLANPTLKNTEVAYAIAGELELDVSGKRIDEVTRMLQADLIARHSAGKQVVLLVEEAQAMPLATLEEVRLFSNLETARHKLLQIVLFGQPELDEHLNLASMRQFKERITHNFVVPAMPPDVIPDFLAFRLHAAGYNGPAVFSAAASRQIARVSRGIVRRINILADKALMAAYIDESERVEARHAKAAIADCAFANGGHTRRWLTLAGLGAATLALLAWLVSRSIFFH is encoded by the coding sequence ATGTACCACCAACACTTCGGCCTGCACCAGTCACCCTTCGGCATCACGCCCAACCCCGCCTTTTTCTACGCGGGCAACACACGCGGCGAGATACTCGACGCCCTGCTTTACGCGGTCGAACACGGTGAAGGCATCATCAAGGTCACGGGAGAAGTCGGCAGCGGCAAGACCATGCTGTGCCGCATGCTGGAAAGCCAGCTGCCGCCCCATATCGATGTCATCTACCTCGCCAATCCCACCCTGAAAAACACCGAGGTGGCCTACGCCATCGCCGGCGAACTCGAACTCGACGTGAGCGGCAAGCGCATCGACGAAGTCACGCGCATGCTGCAGGCCGACCTGATCGCCCGCCACAGCGCCGGCAAGCAAGTGGTGCTGCTGGTCGAGGAAGCCCAGGCCATGCCTTTGGCAACCCTGGAAGAGGTGCGCCTGTTTTCCAACCTGGAAACGGCGCGCCACAAGCTGCTGCAGATCGTGCTGTTCGGCCAGCCCGAGCTTGATGAGCACCTGAACCTGGCCAGCATGCGCCAGTTCAAGGAACGCATCACCCACAACTTCGTGGTGCCGGCCATGCCGCCCGACGTGATTCCTGACTTCCTGGCATTCCGCCTGCATGCGGCCGGCTACAACGGCCCGGCCGTGTTCAGCGCCGCCGCGAGCAGACAGATCGCGCGCGTGTCGCGCGGGATCGTCCGGCGCATCAACATCCTGGCGGACAAAGCCCTGATGGCTGCCTACATCGACGAATCCGAGCGGGTCGAAGCGCGCCATGCCAAGGCGGCCATCGCCGACTGTGCCTTTGCCAACGGCGGCCACACGCGCCGCTGGCTGACCCTGGCCGGCCTTGGCGCCGCCACCCTGGCGTTGCTGGCGTGGCTCGTTTCGCGCAGCATCTTCTTCCATTAA